The genomic interval ATGTTTCACTGGCAATGGCGGTATCCAGCCGTTCACGAACGATCTTTGTTTTTAAGAAGTGGATAAAGTCCAATACCTCGTCAAGTAACGGCTCTGGAACCTGTTCTATTTCGTTTAAAAGCAGCTCTTTTTTGCTCATGAGTTCTTCTCCTTTTTGGGATATGTTAAATTATAACAAATTAAAACAGATAATAACACGGCTCAACGGACTTGTATGCGTTCAGCATGGATGAGAAGCAATTGAAAACTTTAGAGAAATTGTTGCTAAATAGGGAAAAAGCAATAAGTCAACGTAGTCAACAACGTTATATACTAAAAATGGGACAGGTTAGACTC from Nitrospirota bacterium carries:
- a CDS encoding DUF2281 domain-containing protein, which translates into the protein MSKKELLLNEIEQVPEPLLDEVLDFIHFLKTKIVRERLDTAIASETSLRKDWMKPEEDEAWQDL